The DNA region ACCATATGCTAACTCAGCAAATGGGCACCAAATTGGGGCCTTTGATCCAAGATTCTATACAGAGTTACTAGCAAATGGCAACTCAAATGACCAGAATATGAGACTTCTTAGGGGGCTCTTAGGGTGCCAGTTCGTCAAAATCCCACGCCTCCTCCTCGActagaaaccctagtttgataAGAAGAAATGACGGACGACACGGTCGAACAAGAATATCAGGAGTTCAAACAGATTCCTATGGTGGCTCGAAGGTCTCCCGTGGTTTTGGTCAACAGAAACTAGGATCTAAACGATGTGGTTAGGCAGATTCGACAAGAGGCTGCAGCTGAGGAACAAAACCTAGAGGCTATTATTGAACATATCATAATGCGAAATGGAATAAGCCCAGGCCTACAGAGGCCGACATACTCTTCACATTTTCCAGACTTTGTCTTACAGACAGAACTGCCTAGGGGGTGGAAAGTTTCGAAATTTACCAAGTTCGTCGGGGATACTGAGGAGTCCACCGTCGTACACGTTTGCAGGTATCAAACCAAAGTTGGCAACATGGAGAATAATGAGGATTTGAAGTTAAAATACTTACCAAGTTCTCTTACAAAAAACGCGTTCACATGGTTCACAATGCTACCTCCACAATCCATCCAAACGTGGACGCAATTGgagagattgttccatgaacaattttacatggggCAGTCGAAGATTAGCCTGAAAGAACTAGCTAGCGTCAAATGAAAGACTGCTGAGTCAGTTGATCAGTACTTGAATAAGTTTAGACTGTTGAAAGTGTGATGTTTTACTCAAGTCCCTGAGCATGAGTTAGTTGAAATAACAACCACGGGTTTATATTACTCTATAAGAAACAAATTGGATACTCAATGTCTTCGGGATATGGCGCAATTGGCTGACAGTGTTCGATGCATCGAACGCCTGAAAGCTGAGAAGACCAAAACTGGTCGATATCATAAGAAATAAAAAAGTATCTTATATCACAGTCGAAGGATGCTCTTCCGATGATGAAGAGTTGGTCGAAAAAAGCGAGGTAAATGTGGCAGAACTTAAGCCTGGACCTCCATACATGTGTAAAGTTTTAAGGCCCTCAAATGGGAAAAACCCCACCGAAGCTGAAAAAATAGATAAATACGTAGCAAAGACTTACACGTTTGACGTGTCTAAGTGCGACGAAATCTTTGATCtattggttaaagatggtcaaatcATCGTCCCTCAAGGTTTAAAGGATCCCCCTCTAGAATAAAAGAAGAAAAGGGGATTCTGTCaatttcataattttcttggtcaTAAAACTCATCAGTGTGTTCTTTTCGGGGATTTGATACAAAAGGCATTGAAAGAAGGAAGGTTTCAATTTGGCGAAAGGTCAAAGATGCAGGTGGACTCCGACCCTCTGATGGTGGAAGAAGCTTTGTATTATGAGCCTCTCGAGTGTATGATGGTTGAGACTACTGATGGTCTCGTGGAGTCTTCGGATGTGGTGTCCTTAGTTGAGTCTTTTGAAGTACTGatggttgaaactactgatggTTTCGAAAAAAAGGTTAAAAATGGATTGGAGTCAGCCTATCCCCAACCAGGCGAAAGCTTATCAAATTTACAAGAAAAGTGCATGGTCAGTAGGTCAAAAGTGTTGTTATGTCCTAAGTGTAGCATGGTGTTCGACGAGAAAACCGTTGAAAGATTGGAGTTTGGCAACAAGGCATTGAAAGAGGAGAAACTTATCGTCCCAAGATTCGTGTTCGATAAACATGGAGCACCATGATGAAATGAAGAATACAGGAGGCAGTTCCAACATTCTCGACCAAAGACTTTCATTTCGCCGACGAATGTTCCACAGGAGAAGTGGGTAGAGTCGGTAAACCAGAAAGGGGGCGAGAGATCAAAGTGGAGAGTATTGGATTTAGAAAAAGAAACAGCGTCTTCAAAGGAGAAGGTTGATAGAAGAGGCTATATGGTTTCTCCCAATTACAAAGGGAAGAACCCAATGACCAGAACACAGTGGAGGCGTTACCAGCGGAATAAAAAAGCTGGGAAGAATGTCACGGCCCCACATTTGAAGCCTGTTGAAAATGCAATGGGGGTAAGACAAGGAAAAATGGTGGCTAATCAAACAATGGCCATGACTGTTGATCCGACAGGGAAGAAAGTAGTAGTTGTTAGATGATAGTACCAATCTAtaagggggggttgaatagatcagtatttaaaatttagagctttttaaaattgtttttaaatgTTACGAAAGCTCCCTAGACCATGATCATCTAAATGatccgttaatggaaagatcggatatgcgtgaaagCTAATGGAATGACTAAGATAAAGATAATCAACAACTATCTTAATCAATTGATCACATATGCAAATCCTTGATATAGTTACCACTAATGATGAGTTAACACAATGAGAGAACAAGCAAAATATTGATAAACTTGTTTGAggttaattttatcaaacacttggtgtgcacacTACACCAAGTCTCAATTTCACTAGAATTAATTGTGCAAAATTTTCCTTAGTTAcaatcaaagtgattgcaacAATTTATCGAACAACTTTAATGCACAACAATTAAGCGAGATGAAGTTTACAATTAATTTCACACAAGATTCAATAtatgcagaatttaaagagttagagaaagagagaacaacaccatATTTGTTTAGGCAGATCCCCtttcgtcctcgcttagggtacgtctgcccccaattttaaaactagaattgagatatttattatcaaATTGCAAAGTTTATACAAGATAATAAATGATCACCACCAAGCAAAACTAAgtgttgttgcagatcctatttACTTATCTCCCATTGATTTGAGTTGAACCAAGTGCTTCAAATGTTTCGAACAAACCTTcgattgtagctaccttattgcaagaactccatgttctccaaaactctagctcGGTTGATTTCGATCATGACACGTTTGAACCCAAACCTTTCTTTATAATCCTTCGGTTACCGTTACTTGTTCGAACGAACTCGCTGTTCTTCAAACatttcactcggctgaatctatgaagcaaagattTATGCAAAGacccccaattcttggaggacaaaaccctacggttttattcaagaaaaactcACTTGAAGCCTCTACCCAAAAtaagattacacaatcctatttggatgttatcaccacaacaatgcactatgatcaacaaaagttgttatgtgtagttgttgaaacatgcaatgaagaatgaagaatgaagatgaagaggaactttagtgtatatctttcacttttcttgttgaCAGTTGAAAAAGAAACTCTAGAATATATGTATGATGCATAAACCAAGTCACAAACACAACAAAATATTTTTGCAAAAATACACAGCAGAAAATGGAGTAAAAACAGCGGCCACTCGACCTGTTCACACAGGTtactcgacctgttcagacccgcAGCCAAACAACTCAAATAAAACAGGCGAAGAGTCGACTCAAACAAGTTTTTCCAGAattgagtcgacctatgactcgtCATGTTCACACTCATAGTAACATGGTTCAAATGAAGTAGGTAATGAGTCGACACAACAggtggatgagtcgactcatcttgTTTTTCCAGGATTTAGTTGACCTATGACTCGACTTATTCATACCTGAGAGTTGCATAAAATGTGATATGCATGAATGAGTCAACCACTCAAAGGCATGAGTCAACTCAAGGTTCTTAAAtggtcaaaaatgagtttttttaGACGTATTTTGGTCAATCCAAATCATTCTCTTATGGACCTATGGTACCAATAATGATTAAGTACATTATTGACATATATGAGATGCTCTTATATGCATAGACACATTAAAttatactttgagcatgttagAGAATGAATGCACTCTACGATATGATGACATAGTCCAAAGTACACTACTAAAAGGTTTGACATGATTAAAACAAGGACTAAGAACCTTTGCCCTTACAGTAGTAACTTCCCAAAGTATGAAGTGTTCGTCTAAGGTCGAAAAAGAGTTAGGGGACGTGGGTAAACTGAAGGAGAAGGAACCTGAGTACTCTCCTCAGTCAGAGGAAGAGAGCCTGAATACCCCCCAGTCCGACGAGGAGTTCGACGAAGACATGTATGACGAAACTAATGATGACATCTTTGGTGATGGCTTCATTGTAAACTACGGCATTGTATCAGTATTACCAGCTGAATACGACATGGTATCATAAGTCTCCAAAAGGGAGGAAGACTTTATGTCAGACGAAACGGTTGGAGGGAAACCACTTTGCTACTACGTCATGAATAACAGTGTGGTTGAGGAGCAGAAGGCCACATTCGAAAGACCCATCCCAGGGATGATGTATCATCTGAAGCCTTTATTCATAAGAGCGAAGGTTGATGGAGTGGCAGTAAACAAGGTATTTGTAGATGGGGGCGCAACCGTCAACTTAATGCCTTACACTCTATTTAAGAAAATGGGGAAGTGCGACGATGATCTTCGACAACACAACATGGTTCTATCAAACTACGAAGGGAAAACCAGTAATATACTGGGTGTTGTCCAGGTCGATCTAGTTGTAGGCACAACAACACGCTCGTCACTTTTTATGCTGATAGATTCCAAAGCTAACTTCAACTTACTCCTAGGTTGAGAATGGATCCATGGGATAAGAGTGGTTCCTTCAACTGTACATTAAAGACTCATAATCTGGCGTAAAGACGGCATCATGGAAAACATTGAGGCAAACCAAAGTTATTACTGGGTCGATGATCCCAAGGGCTTGAAGAGATCCTTCGACCAACATTTGGTGAAAATCGCGCCATGTGATGACGAATTAGGTTCATATACTTCAGTTAACACCGGTCGCGTGTTGAACCTAGATCCCGATCATGGATCCATATGGGATGCTGAGGAAGAAACTAAGCCAGAGATGGTGATTCCACCTACGGGGTGGCCTGGTCGATGAAGATGATTGTTGAGTCAGAAAGTTTGGCTCGAATTTTGGCTTATTTGGCTGAACAAGAGAAAGTCGACTCTAGAAAATGAGAGGCTTCAAGACTTGGCCTTCGAGGCCAAAGAAGTGGAAGATGGTGTGACGAGACCAAATAACAACTTCAGAAAGTCGGAGGCTTGATTGCATCTATGACAATGAGCCTTTGGGGTTCAAGAAGAACCCATCAAATGAGTTGTAGAAGATGCAAGCACAAGACCCACTCGAAGAAATTAATTTAGGAGATGGAGTCACAAAAAGACCAACATACATAAGTCCCAAAGTTGGGTAAACGATAAAGGCTAAGCTGATTGAAGTATTGATAGAATACAGAGACTGTTTTTCCTggattataacgaaatgcctAGTTTAAATCAAAGCATGATGGAGCATCGATTGCCTATCCAACCTGGGAAAAGTCTAGTGAAGCAACATCCTCGACGATTTGCTCCGGAGATCACCTTGAAGATTAAGAAGGAGATCGAAAGAATCCTCAAAAGTTGGTTCATCGGGactgcaaggtatgtcgaatggttagctaaTATAATGTATGTCATTAAGAAAAATGGAACTCTTAGAATATgtatagattttagagatttaaataaTGCCATGCCAAAGGTTGAATATTTGATGCCTGTGGCAGAAATGCTGGTTGATTAGGTCGCATGCTTTGAATATTTGAGCATGCTTGATGGCTATTCGGGCTATAATCAAATTCTCATAGCCGAAGATGATGTCCCCGAGACATCGTTTCGATGCCCTGGAGCTTTGGGGACATACGAATGGGTTGTGATGCCGTTTGGCCTAAAAAATGCAGGAGCAACCTATCAAAGAGCTATGAATGCTATATTTCATGACTTCATTGAAAAGTTTATACAGGTACATATTGATGACATTGTGATAAAATCGTCATTGCAAGAGGATCATCTTGATCACCTTCGACGCTCATTCGATAGAATAAGAaaatatggattaaaaatgaatccattaaaatgtgATTTTGGTGTACATACATGAGACTTTTTAGGTTTCATGGTACATAAACAAGGCATCAAGATCAATCAAAACAAGACAAAGGCGATCATGGATCTCAAGCCTCCGTCGATAAAGAAACAACTCCACTTTTTATTGGGGAAGATCAACTTATTGAGGAGGTTCATATCGAATCTAAGTGACAAGACGAAGGTGTTTTTTCCACTACTCAGGATTAAGAAGGAAAGTGATTTTCACTGGGGACAAGAGCAACAAGAGGCTTTTGACGCCACCAAAGGATACCTTATAAAGCCTCCCATTTGGTTGCACCCTAGTAGGAGTAAAAATATGAGTTTGTATATTGTTGCGTCGGATACGACCATATGGAGTATGTTAGATCAAGAGGATATTAGTGGTGTCGAAAGACCCATATATTACCTCAGTCGAATGTTGATAGATGTTGAAACTAGGTACAGTCTGATTGAAAAATTGTGCCTATGCATGTACTTCAcatgtatgaaattaaagcaatatataaaaCCAGTTGATGTTTAGGTTTCGTCTCACTAtgatgttattaaacatatgttgtctaaacctattctgcatagtcgaattggaaaatgggcacTAGCTTTAACATAGTTTTCTTTGACATATAAACCTTTAAAGGCTATGAAGGGCCAAATCGTAGCAGATTTTATAGTGGATCATGCTATGATCGAACCTTCACTAAAAATGGTTGACACAAACCCTTGGCGGTTATATTTTGATGGGTCGAGCCACAAAGATGGAATAGGAATTAGGGTATTGATATTATCCCCCGCAAGGTATTCCGACAAGATTCAAGTGTAGAATCAACGAAAAATGTTCCAATAATGAAGCCGAGTACGGGGCCCTAATAACTGGTCTTAGAATCCTGAAAGAATTAGGAGCCATTAAAATAGAGGTGAGAGGAGATTCGGAGGTGGTAATTAAGCAAGTCACACGAGAATATAAGTGCATTAAAGAAAATTTGCTGAGGTATTTCGTGATGGCAACACAACTATTGGAGTACTTCGAGATCGTCGACATTACGCATGTGCCAAGGAATGAGAACCAAGAAGCTAACGATCTAGCCCAGATCGCTTATGGGTACAAGATGTCGAATTCGAGACTCCAGGAAATTATTGAGGTACGGGAGAAGATGGTGACGGACGTACCACAACCACTTAGTGCGAATATCCAAGAGGCGAAGGGGAAAGATAACCTCGACCACAATGTCAGCTGCTATGAAGGTTTTGACGACGAGCGCCTTGAAGATTTCGAGTCTGAAAATTTCTAGAGACACGAAGTTTTCGCTATTGGCAATTCATCACCATCAGATTGGAGAAAACCAATTTTTGAGTACTTAGAGAATCCATTCAGAAATACTGATAGGAAAATCAAGTACAGGGCCCTGAGCTATGTACTGATGGGaaatgaattattgaagaaaaaTTCAGAGGGAATATTTAAGTGTCTGGGAAGTATGGAAGCATAATTGGCCATATCTGAAGTACACAGTGGAGCCTATGGTGCACACCAAGtaggccataagatgaaatggctACTGTTCTGACAAGGCGTTTATTGGCCCAGTATATTGAAGGATTATATCGAGTTCGCCAAAGGATGCCAAGAAAGCAAGATGCATGCGAGCGTCCAACACGTACCAGCAAGTGAGTTGCATTCGGTTATCAAGTTGTGGCCCTTTAGGGGATGGGCGTTAGATATCATTGGTGAGATTCGACCAGCCTCATCGAAGCAAGAAAAGTTTATCCGGTCGGAATAGACTACTTTacaaaatggatcgaagctattCCTTTGGTAAAAGTAGATCAGGAGGTTGTGATCGAATTCTTTCAAAATCACATCATATATAGATTTGGTATCCCAAAAACCATTACCACAAACTAAGGTTCGGTTTTTGTGGGGTAAAAGATGCAAGAATTTGTCGTTGAAACACGTTTTAGGTTGGTCACTTCCACACCTCATTATGCGCAAGCAAATGGCCAGGCCAAAGCGGCCAACAAGGTAATAATAAGTCTAATCAGAAAACATGTTACCAAAAAGCCAAAAAATTGGCACAAGACATTGGACCAAATCCTATGGGCCTGCCGAACGTCCCCAAAAGAGGCAACAAATTTGACGCCTTTTCGTCTGACATTTGGGCACAATGTCGTGTTACCTGTAGAGATTTGTTTACGGTCAGTCAGGGTGCAACGCCAGAATGATATTCAGTCGGAGCAATATTGGAAGCTGATGTTTGACGAATTGGCTGATTTAGATGAAGAGAGATTGGTTGTGATGGAAGTATTGATACGACATAAAGAGCGTGTGGCCAAAGTGTACAACAAAAGGGATAAAAAAAACCTTTGCAGTAGATGATTACGTTTGGAAAGTGATTTTGCCTATGGATCGAAGAGATCGAACCTTAGGAAAATGGTCTCCAAAATGGGAGGGACCATTTCAAGTAATCCGAACATTTACTAACAACGCCAATGAGATTCAGGAACTAGGCATGGATCGAAGGGTCTTAAGGGTAAATGCAAAATATTTGAAGAAATATAAATCTATGCTATAAGAGATTCAAGTCCAAACATAACGAAAATATTCATTAATTCGTTTAAATAGCCTAAAAGGCATTATAAAATATGGTCTACCGACCTTACAAAACCAATACAAAGATAAAGTCAGGCGGGAAATCTAGATTTGAAATCCTCAAAGGAGGTGGTCTCGTGACCAATTCGACTATCTAGAAAAAATTTCTTCCCTTGTAGTTCCTTGATGCTAGCCTCGATTTTGAGGGCTTTTTTGCCATGAGAGATCCCCTTCAGAACTCCACGGTCGATGACTTCTTATGCAGGAAGCTCTTTAGCTGTCTCTAAGGAAGCCTTTTGTGCTTTCACCTCAGCAATTTTCTTGTTAAGTCCGGTTATCAGCGCTTGGTAGTCCGAATTTTGTTGGTCGAAGGTTTGTTGTTGGCAGAGGCGCTCCTTTTTCTTGGCTTCAAAGTCACTAAGTTTTTTTTCCGCATGCTTCACTGAAATCCCACTCAAGCCTCATTTCATTGAGCTTCGTTTTGATTTGAAAGTCAGCATTCCGATGAAGGTTAAGGTCCTTGACAAATTAAGTAAAGAAAGCCTCCAACTCGACAAAATACTTGACAATCGAGGCAAGAAGCTCATGAAGTGCAAGTGCATCAAGGAGCTTAAAGACGTCACGGGATAAACCTTATTCTTCATCAAGGATGACAAAAAAATTCACGCTCGAATAATAGGTCCTTCAATTATTGGAGTGTGAGAGTGGCAGCGACATCCATCTTCGAAGAAAAAGCCATAGTTGAGGACGAAGGTTGCGCCTCGGTCAAAAGTTGAGGAAGTTGTTGTAGTTTCCTTAGAGCCCCCGCTGGATTATGTTGCTTGATAGCCATGATCTCTTCCGGAGTCAAAATGTCGGTAGAACTCCCTTCGTCAACAACATTTGGAGGTCTTGGGGTGGTTGAGAAATGGGATTTTGTTGGATCTCAGGCGAGACACTTTGAAACTCAATTTGCTTTTGTGGGCTCAAGACAACCTCAACAGTTTGATTGTCGCCCCTCTCTTCTGCCACAGGTTCGGTCGGAGTCGAATCAGCCATATGTTCCTAGGGTATAAAGAATTAGAACTTACGTCAAAAATAATCCCACAAGTTGGTGGGAAACAAAGAAGGACGAATACCTGAGGGGCCACGTGAGGCGGAGAAATAGGAGGAGTTCTATCTGGATCATGAGGGGCAAAGACCTCCTCAAGGTCATCTGGGACTGTTGGGTTCATAATCGAAGTAGTCGCCTTCGAAGAGGTCTTTTTAGCCTGAGCTTTCCTCCTTCGGATTAGAGTAGGAGGAGTTATTGGTGGTACCTTCGACGTCGAGAAAATATGCGAATGCACACTGCCGTCAGACTCCTCGTTGTCGACCAAAGGGACCTCTTCAGGAACCTGGATCATAAGACAAGTAAGAAGGTGATAAAACTGTTAGAATAGAAAACCTTTTGAGTATATTGATACTAAGTACCTTCGATTTTCGAGTCGATGTCGCCCGTTGCTTCTTCGAGGGCTTAACCAAGGCTGGTTCAGATGGGGGAACCCTTGTTTAACCCTAACAACAAAAACATTTAGTTTTTTACATTCGTAGGGAAAGAAGGAATGAAAGAATAATGTTTACCTTTCTTGGGGCTTCATAGACGTTGTCAGTTTGGATTATGGTGTTGGAAGCATTCATAGACGGTGGAGGAGGCGGTATATCATCGGCGAAGTTGAAAAAGGCATCGATCATATTCTGGAGAAAGATATCGCTGGAAAAGGCTTAACATTGGTAGATGGCCCACCTTTCGTCAAAATCAGCTATTGTTAAAAAGGACTGTTGAAACTTGAACACAGGAAGTTCATAGCGTTGAGTGGACTTGCAGAAACGAAGGTAGGCTTTATGTTCATCAGAATTTAATGATCGACCAGACCATACAATGTCGGCCACATGTGATACTAAAGGCTTTGGGCCCGTTTGACTTAGCCCAAATTGACAAGCCACCAAATTGggttgtgtaagaccccaattttgtccctaagatccctcatggcatcctatcatatcatatcattgcctcaaggatcattgtgcaccttgctccttccctgtgggtgggtcatcttttgagagtaatttcttgatcaccaagcatgttttgcatttgtatatcattgcttttcatttgtttactaaccaaaagtacaaaaatatgtcatctaaccttgttacttgcagatgaagcaattacaGGTCAAGGCAGTCAATGCATTTCaatgagcaatagatggtggccattctgaagaatttgggcaccatgatcattcacaagagttcatatgagctatgacatcattttgaatcaaaatcccaagtggtagaggcttgaatctcatcaaggcattcttcagtcaactgaagcCCTAACCAGTCAACTGCTcagtcaactgttggatttggaagtgggaagagcctagaaatacttcattcatgttcaaacaagtctcatttgacatttcaaacatcaacatttaagaaaataaagtcagatgaaaactttccaaaaatagaaagtgacctataatttgaatttgccaaaaatggaaaggttttctcctcaagattacatgaccaaaaatgcttcaaatgaaattttgttgaacatgaaagttgtagatctttctttcccatttccaaaaagtccaagataatccatttctcatttgtggttaaggaattatgatcaaaacatggccaagtgaatttgaacttcaagcttgcataacttttgaaccaaaaggccaattgaagtggttctttttgtaacatttctctcttgatctctactatccaattcatgcatcatatatcatgcatttccatcacaaaaatattggcattttcatttgaatttcatttgaattttggagggaaaatccaaattcaaaaatattgCATTGTCCATACATTTTTTCACTTGCACTTGGTCCTAAATAGCATTTGGAGTGAATTAGGTTCaaatttcgtgcactgtagcatttCATGCATGCATGAGGGGTGAATTAGCCAATTTGCACAAACACTCCAATTTCACTAATCCTTTGCATTAGCCTAATCAGGATTAAGAGCTTCATTAGCAGAGCATATATAAtcataatcctaacagaaaatgaTAACAACACTTCATAATTTCATATCTGAAAActttctctcaaatttctctcaaactttttcatccaaattcttcATATCCTTTGCTTTGTTCTTGATTTGTTCATCATCCATAAGCATTGTGGAAGtagattgaagcaagatccagaagaattcatcaagaatcgaagctgttgaagtttatgttcatccatggcagttgaagatcCAAGCGAGATCAAGCACTGTTGAGCTACAATTCTTCATCCATCCATTCATTCAAGAGTTGAGAAAGATCTGTTTCAGCTTTTCCAGGCCTAGATCCATTGATTTCATTTCTGCACTTCAattaaggtcagaattcgatGCTCATGATTCGTGAAATTGATGTATGCAAGTTGTAGATCCTTTAATGCTGATCATGCTGAGTTTTAGATCTTTGAATTTCATGCAGTAATGATTTAGTTATGATGATTATAAGTTTGGCATGTGAAACTTCCTTTGCTCGATTCTTTGAACATGTGTAGAATTAGGTTAAGATAATCATTGATCCGTGATGTATGATGTGAGACGAGTCTATTGGTATGCTCATTGTGAATTTCTGTGATGGTTTGTTCTTGAggatgatgaacacgatgaatgtGTTTGAATGTTCTAGGGTTTCTGTTTCCAGAACTGCTTTGATCTTCATGGGCGTGGTTTGCATGTGTTTCCTTGTTTATGCTCATGCATTGGTACATTTGGCACTCACGTGGCTCATTGATTGGCTGGGAGCGCTTTTCAGCGCCAACTAgacttaagtgaaacggtgcgtttcactagGAAACGCGCCTGTTTCAAATGCCTCACCCGCTTCGATCCCTGGCTCAGCCAAATCCAATTAAtccttttgcattttatttcataTGCTTCATCCATTCACATTCATGCTTCATCacctttttttattttttctcttcacttaaaaaatcataactccataaatatgcatccaattaatgtgtggttttttccattgttctcctcatgatgtctactattttttggctatttttccagaatttgtgcacggttgaaaattgttttggcctagggtttgtgtatacatgtgctatcttgtaccttgcttgccattttctttgagaaataatgatggttgatccaatgaatctgaaaattgacatgcttaaactagatTCATTcctggacattttggtgttgagtttgcatttttagcatttatggttgttgagatatgatctgtttaatgtaggtgtgacaatgtgtgtcacaccatttcttgtccaacttgttgattttctttaccatgccaattaaatgccaaatgatgtgatttttttttgcatgatgcctcttctggatgttaggaatgatcatgattttttgtagaatttttagatccatttctgatttgtttgagattttctttgctggttgaccatttgtggacttttgaagagtgttgaactttcatgatttgtgaaatgcttatgctttatcatatgaacttgaaattttgcacattaattctagacacattgaagtttgttgtggctttgttttgattcatttatcacttgtcatttctgttttaggattgccttaagttgatgtatcaatttgtgcctcatttgagcttgtttgtgcttaccttgacttgatgaatttgattgccatgcttatacttgtccaaatgccatgttttttggtgtgttgatc from Lathyrus oleraceus cultivar Zhongwan6 chromosome 1, CAAS_Psat_ZW6_1.0, whole genome shotgun sequence includes:
- the LOC127098334 gene encoding uncharacterized protein LOC127098334, whose product is MIDAFFNFADDIPPPPPSMNASNTIIQTDNVYEAPRKVPEEVPLVDNEESDGSVHSHIFSTSKVPPITPPTLIRRRKAQAKKTSSKATTSIMNPTVPDDLEEVFAPHDPDRTPPISPPHVAPQPVAVDEAVDDTVEKIVADCVAADDIADVADVDNYPRKQNMIDAFFNFADDIPPPPPSMNASNTIIQTDNVYEAPRKVPEEVPLVDNEESDGSVHSHIFSTSKVPPITPPTLIRRRKAQAKKTSSKATTSIMNPTVPDDLEEVFAPHDPDRTPPISPPHVAPQEHMADSTPTEPVAEERGDNQTVEVVLSPQKQIEFQSVSPEIQQNPISQPPQDLQMLLTKGVLPTF